From a single Streptomyces misionensis genomic region:
- a CDS encoding LuxR C-terminal-related transcriptional regulator translates to MASLDRTLTIQQANQEFFRQFNSSSEDICGRNFRDVVHPSVQQPLVRQFFNLLEGKHQRFVTPVIALGPGDESAFTVPLTAVAVRGGLPDTTAILVMMPTAGDAEGTGVVTRRKKILSAMDARILEGIAAGVSTVPLAASLYLSRQGVEYHVTCLLRKLKVPNRAALVSRAYSMGVLKVGTWPPEVVDDFVK, encoded by the coding sequence ATGGCAAGTCTCGATAGAACTCTGACCATCCAACAGGCAAACCAGGAGTTCTTCCGGCAGTTCAACAGCTCGTCCGAAGACATATGTGGCCGGAATTTCCGTGACGTGGTGCACCCGAGCGTGCAGCAGCCGTTAGTACGACAATTCTTCAATTTACTGGAGGGCAAGCACCAGCGGTTCGTCACGCCCGTCATCGCCCTGGGACCCGGCGACGAGTCCGCCTTCACCGTCCCCCTCACCGCGGTCGCGGTGCGCGGCGGTCTGCCCGACACGACCGCCATCCTGGTCATGATGCCCACGGCCGGGGACGCCGAGGGGACCGGCGTGGTGACCAGGCGCAAGAAGATCCTCTCCGCCATGGACGCGCGCATCCTGGAGGGCATCGCCGCCGGGGTCTCCACCGTCCCCCTCGCGGCGAGCCTCTACCTCAGCCGGCAGGGCGTCGAGTACCACGTGACCTGCCTGCTGCGGAAGCTGAAAGTGCCCAACCGCGCGGCGCTGGTCTCCCGCGCCTACTCCATGGGCGTGCTCAAGGTCGGCACCTGGCCGCCCGAGGTCGTGGACGACTTCGTGAAGTGA
- a CDS encoding GMC oxidoreductase, with protein sequence MLGLAALGAAAIAGQTTITAATRAAAATTSGGQGGTFVPAVVVGTGYGAAVSALRLGEAGVPTLMLEMGQLWNRPGPDGNIFCGMLKPDKRSSWFRTRTEAPLGSFLWLDLVNRDIDPHAGVLDRVDFDQMSVYVGRGVGGGSLVNGGMAVTPRRSYFEEVLPQVDADEMYSTYFPRANSTLRVNDIDQGWFEQTDWYRFARVSREQAENAGLKTTFVPNVYDWDYMRREADGSVPKSALAGEVIYGNNHGKVSLDKSYLAAALGTGKVTVETLHQVKTIRQRNDGTYLLTVEQKDADGKPLATKEISCRHLFLGAGSLGSTELLLRARETGTLPGLSSEIGGGWGPNGNIMTARANHVWNPTGAGQSSIPALGIDDWDNPANPVFAEIAPLPAGIETWVSLYLAITKNPERGTFVYDAAADRAKLRWTRDQNAPAVAAAKSLFDRVNAANGTIYRYDLFGKQVKAFADDFCYHPLGGCVLGKATDAYGRVAGYKNLYVTDGSLIPGSIGVNPFVTITALAERNVERVIKEDVTAS encoded by the coding sequence ATGCTCGGCCTCGCGGCCCTGGGCGCCGCCGCGATCGCGGGGCAGACCACGATCACCGCGGCCACCCGGGCGGCCGCCGCCACCACGAGCGGCGGCCAGGGCGGCACGTTCGTCCCCGCCGTCGTGGTCGGCACCGGGTACGGCGCGGCCGTCTCCGCCCTGCGCCTCGGCGAGGCGGGAGTGCCCACCCTGATGCTGGAGATGGGCCAACTGTGGAACCGGCCCGGCCCGGACGGAAACATATTCTGCGGGATGCTCAAGCCCGACAAGCGCTCCAGCTGGTTCAGGACCCGCACCGAGGCCCCGCTCGGCTCCTTCCTCTGGCTCGACCTCGTCAACCGGGACATCGACCCCCACGCGGGGGTGCTGGACCGGGTCGACTTCGACCAGATGTCCGTGTACGTCGGACGCGGCGTCGGCGGCGGCTCGCTCGTCAACGGCGGCATGGCGGTCACGCCCCGGCGCTCCTACTTCGAGGAGGTGCTGCCCCAGGTCGACGCCGACGAGATGTACTCCACGTACTTCCCGCGCGCGAACTCCACCCTGCGGGTCAACGACATCGACCAGGGCTGGTTCGAGCAGACAGACTGGTACCGGTTCGCGCGTGTCTCGCGCGAGCAGGCCGAGAACGCGGGCCTGAAGACCACCTTCGTACCCAACGTCTACGACTGGGACTACATGCGCCGGGAGGCCGACGGCTCGGTGCCGAAGTCCGCGCTGGCCGGCGAGGTCATCTACGGCAACAACCACGGCAAGGTCTCGCTCGACAAGAGCTACCTGGCGGCCGCCCTGGGCACCGGGAAGGTCACCGTCGAGACCCTGCACCAGGTGAAGACGATCCGTCAGCGGAACGACGGCACCTATCTGCTGACCGTCGAGCAGAAGGACGCCGACGGCAAGCCGCTCGCGACCAAGGAGATCTCCTGCCGCCACCTCTTCCTCGGCGCCGGCAGCCTCGGCTCCACCGAACTGCTGCTGCGCGCCCGGGAGACCGGCACCCTGCCCGGTCTCAGCTCCGAGATCGGCGGCGGCTGGGGCCCCAACGGCAACATCATGACCGCCCGCGCCAACCATGTGTGGAACCCCACGGGCGCCGGCCAGTCGTCGATCCCCGCCCTCGGTATCGACGACTGGGACAACCCGGCCAACCCCGTCTTCGCCGAGATCGCCCCGCTGCCGGCGGGCATCGAGACCTGGGTCAGCCTCTACCTGGCCATCACCAAGAACCCGGAGCGCGGCACCTTCGTCTACGACGCCGCCGCGGACCGCGCCAAGCTGCGCTGGACCCGGGACCAGAACGCGCCGGCGGTCGCGGCCGCGAAGTCGCTGTTCGACCGCGTCAACGCGGCCAACGGCACCATCTACCGGTACGACCTGTTCGGCAAGCAGGTCAAGGCCTTCGCCGACGACTTCTGCTACCACCCGCTCGGCGGCTGCGTCCTCGGCAAGGCCACCGACGCCTACGGCCGCGTCGCCGGATACAAGAACCTCTACGTGACCGACGGCTCGCTCATCCCGGGCAGCATCGGCGTCAACCCGTTCGTGACCATCACGGCGCTGGCGGAGCGCAACGTCGAACGCGTCATCAAGGAAGACGTCACGGCCTCCTGA
- a CDS encoding thioesterase II family protein, which produces MKTPLPEDNGLWVRRFHPRPDARVRLVCLPHAGGSASFYFPVSRSTPDDIEVLCVQYPGRQDRRDEPLLDSVPALADRVCEALLPWTDRPLALFGHSMGASLAYEIARRLERERGITLAALFASGRRAPSVHREETVHLRDDDGLVAEMRGLSGTDPQLLGDEEVLRMILPAIRADYRAAETYAWVPGPPLSCPVTCLVGDDDPKVTVPEAAAWSEHTEGPFTLEVFPGGHFFLARHQPEIIRLMTSGLEAPAPR; this is translated from the coding sequence GTGAAAACCCCGCTCCCCGAGGACAACGGCCTGTGGGTCCGCCGGTTCCACCCGCGCCCCGACGCCCGTGTCCGGCTGGTGTGCCTGCCCCACGCAGGGGGCTCCGCCAGCTTCTACTTCCCGGTGTCCCGGTCCACGCCCGACGACATCGAGGTGCTGTGCGTGCAGTACCCCGGCCGCCAGGACCGCCGCGACGAACCGCTCCTGGACTCCGTACCGGCGCTGGCCGACCGGGTCTGCGAGGCCCTGCTGCCCTGGACCGACCGGCCTCTCGCCCTGTTCGGTCACAGCATGGGTGCTTCCCTCGCCTACGAGATCGCCCGGCGGCTGGAGCGGGAGCGGGGCATCACGCTCGCCGCGCTCTTCGCCTCCGGCCGCCGCGCCCCGTCCGTGCACCGCGAGGAGACCGTCCATCTGCGCGACGACGACGGCCTGGTCGCCGAGATGCGCGGCCTGAGCGGCACCGATCCCCAACTGCTCGGCGACGAGGAGGTCCTGCGGATGATCCTCCCGGCCATCCGGGCCGACTACCGCGCCGCCGAGACCTACGCATGGGTACCCGGGCCGCCCCTGAGCTGCCCCGTGACCTGCCTCGTCGGCGACGACGACCCCAAGGTCACCGTGCCGGAGGCCGCCGCCTGGTCGGAACACACCGAGGGCCCCTTCACCCTGGAGGTCTTCCCGGGCGGGCACTTCTTCCTGGCCCGGCACCAGCCGGAGATCATCCGGCTGATGACCTCCGGGCTGGAGGCGCCCGCCCCGCGCTGA
- a CDS encoding alkaline phosphatase, whose protein sequence is MHRATRRRLTLATALVVATTAAVAVTTPAGAFDSKEQARKAIQGGQAKNVILLIGDGMGDSEITLARDYTVGAAGRLNMDRFPLTGAYTTYAVHADGTPDYVTDSAASGTGWATGVKTVNGRISKTPGTDKPVPTLLELAQRNGYATGDVTTAELTDATPAVLAAHATDRSCQGPADMAKCPSDTIAAGGPGSIAEQEVGHKVDVLLGGGKQRFDQTITQGRYQGRTVTQQARELGYQVVTDDASLKAAKAGRPVLGLFAPGNVPTEWTGKAAAVGGTAPQRCVTANPDRPASTPSLADSAATAIRLLEAKQQANHSKKGFFLQIEGASIDKQDHAADPCGQIGETAAFDRAVKVARDYAAKHPDTLVVTTADHGHTSQIVPLEATPPGQSATLVTDEGGQLKVNYSTNTPGQSQEHTGTEVRIAAQGPLAYRVLGVTDQTDLFTTVREALRLR, encoded by the coding sequence ATGCACAGAGCCACCCGCCGCCGTCTGACGCTCGCCACCGCGCTCGTCGTCGCGACCACGGCCGCCGTCGCGGTCACCACCCCCGCAGGTGCCTTCGACTCCAAGGAGCAGGCACGCAAGGCGATCCAGGGCGGACAGGCGAAGAACGTCATCCTGCTCATCGGCGACGGCATGGGCGACTCGGAGATCACCCTCGCCCGCGACTACACCGTGGGCGCGGCCGGCCGGCTGAACATGGACCGGTTCCCGCTCACCGGCGCCTACACCACCTACGCGGTGCACGCCGACGGCACCCCCGACTACGTCACCGACTCCGCCGCCAGCGGCACCGGCTGGGCCACCGGGGTAAAGACGGTGAACGGGCGCATCTCCAAGACCCCCGGCACCGACAAGCCGGTGCCCACCCTGCTGGAGCTGGCCCAGCGCAACGGTTACGCCACCGGCGACGTCACCACCGCCGAACTCACCGACGCCACCCCGGCCGTGCTCGCCGCCCACGCCACCGACCGCTCCTGCCAGGGTCCCGCGGACATGGCCAAGTGCCCGAGCGACACGATCGCGGCCGGCGGACCGGGCTCGATCGCGGAGCAGGAGGTCGGCCACAAGGTCGACGTCCTGCTCGGCGGCGGCAAGCAGCGCTTCGACCAGACGATCACCCAGGGCAGGTACCAGGGCAGGACCGTCACCCAGCAGGCGCGGGAGCTGGGCTACCAGGTCGTCACCGACGACGCGTCCCTGAAGGCCGCCAAGGCGGGCCGGCCGGTCCTCGGCCTCTTCGCCCCGGGCAATGTGCCCACCGAGTGGACCGGCAAGGCCGCGGCGGTCGGCGGCACGGCCCCGCAGCGGTGCGTCACCGCCAACCCGGACCGCCCCGCCTCCACGCCCAGTCTCGCCGACTCCGCCGCCACCGCGATCCGGTTGCTCGAGGCCAAGCAGCAGGCGAACCACTCCAAGAAGGGCTTCTTCCTGCAGATCGAGGGCGCCTCGATCGACAAGCAGGACCACGCCGCCGACCCCTGCGGCCAGATCGGCGAGACCGCGGCGTTCGACCGTGCGGTGAAGGTGGCCCGCGACTACGCGGCCAAGCACCCCGACACCCTGGTCGTCACCACCGCCGACCACGGCCACACCAGCCAGATCGTGCCGCTGGAGGCCACTCCGCCGGGGCAGTCCGCCACGCTGGTCACCGACGAGGGCGGGCAGTTGAAGGTGAACTACTCGACCAACACCCCGGGGCAGTCCCAGGAGCACACCGGCACCGAGGTCCGCATCGCTGCCCAGGGGCCGCTGGCCTACCGGGTCCTCGGCGTGACCGACCAGACCGACCTGTTCACCACGGTCCGCGAGGCGCTGCGGCTGCGCTGA
- a CDS encoding MFS transporter yields the protein MKHLWRQTRSFPPGARLMMANQFAINLAFYMLMPYLAAHLSDGLGLAAWAVGLVLGVRNFSQQGMFLIGGTLADRLGPKIPIMAGCLLRTLGFALLGWVDDLPALIAASAATGFAGALFNPAVRAHLAAEAGERRVDAFATFNVYYQAGMLLGPVVGLALLATDFRLVCTVAAGIFALLTLLQWRALPARRRPTGDGGRDGVLAQWRSVVANRPFLLFSAAMIGSYVLTFQVYLALPLAATDFLGADGTAVTSGLFVVSAAVAVMGQLRLTGWAKKHWRPGTALVRGLAAMGLAFVPLALCPGQSPTAVLTALVLAVVLLAVGSSVVYPFEMDTVVALSGGRLVATHYGFYNTVSGLGISLGNLGTGALWDHTRRHDATWLTWVALTATGAACATAVAALARSGRLAAPRPRPEPVAA from the coding sequence ATGAAGCACCTGTGGCGGCAGACCCGCTCCTTCCCGCCCGGCGCACGGCTGATGATGGCCAATCAGTTCGCCATCAACCTCGCCTTCTACATGCTCATGCCCTACCTCGCCGCGCATCTGTCCGACGGCCTCGGACTGGCCGCCTGGGCGGTCGGGCTCGTCCTCGGTGTGCGCAACTTCTCCCAGCAGGGCATGTTCCTCATCGGCGGCACGCTCGCCGACCGCCTCGGCCCCAAGATCCCCATCATGGCCGGCTGTCTGCTGCGCACCCTCGGCTTCGCCCTGCTCGGCTGGGTCGACGACCTGCCCGCCCTCATCGCGGCGTCCGCCGCGACGGGCTTCGCCGGCGCCCTGTTCAACCCGGCGGTGCGCGCCCACCTCGCCGCCGAGGCCGGCGAGCGCCGGGTGGACGCCTTCGCCACCTTCAACGTCTACTACCAGGCGGGCATGTTGCTCGGCCCGGTGGTGGGACTGGCCCTGCTGGCCACCGACTTCCGGCTGGTGTGCACGGTCGCGGCCGGCATCTTCGCCCTGCTCACCCTGTTGCAGTGGCGCGCGCTGCCGGCGCGCCGGCGACCCACCGGGGACGGCGGGCGGGACGGGGTGCTCGCGCAGTGGCGCAGCGTCGTCGCCAACCGGCCGTTCCTCCTCTTCTCCGCGGCGATGATCGGCTCGTACGTGCTGACCTTCCAGGTGTATCTCGCGCTGCCGCTCGCGGCGACCGACTTCCTCGGCGCCGACGGCACGGCGGTCACCAGCGGACTGTTCGTCGTCTCGGCCGCGGTCGCCGTCATGGGCCAGCTACGGCTGACGGGCTGGGCCAAGAAGCACTGGCGGCCCGGCACGGCCCTGGTGCGCGGTCTGGCGGCGATGGGCCTCGCCTTCGTACCGCTCGCCCTCTGCCCAGGGCAGTCCCCGACGGCCGTGCTGACAGCGCTCGTTCTGGCCGTGGTCCTGCTGGCGGTGGGATCCTCGGTCGTCTATCCCTTCGAGATGGACACGGTCGTCGCCCTGTCCGGGGGTCGCCTGGTCGCCACCCACTACGGCTTCTACAACACCGTCTCCGGACTGGGCATCTCCCTGGGCAACCTCGGCACGGGGGCCCTCTGGGACCACACCCGGCGCCATGACGCCACCTGGCTGACCTGGGTGGCACTGACCGCGACCGGGGCGGCCTGTGCCACGGCGGTCGCCGCGCTCGCCCGCAGCGGACGCCTCGCCGCACCACGCCCGCGGCCGGAGCCCGTCGCGGCATGA
- a CDS encoding PLP-dependent cysteine synthase family protein produces the protein MNHPCPTAPHTPAGLVGDTPLLWIGAPFAAAGRGFWAKLEGHNPGGIKDRAALHMVRAARESGRLAPGARIIESTSGTLGLGLALAGAAYGHPVTVVTDPGMEPLMTGLLAAYGARVDLVTEPHPRGGWQEARRRRVAELLAGRPDAWCPDQYNNPDNVAAYAPLARELVAQLGRVDTLVVSVGTGGHSAGIGSVLRHRFPGLRIVGVDSTGSTIFGQPAAARLMRGLGSSIHPRNVAYDLFDEVHWVSAPEAVWAARRLARDHHATGGWSVGAVALVARWLARTLPPENRIVTVFPDGPQRYVGTVFDDAYCRRHDLLGHPPADDPDEISHAAERTVTRWTRCTRVTDPLGHSRRPGLAGAAR, from the coding sequence ATGAACCACCCCTGCCCCACGGCACCGCACACACCCGCCGGCCTCGTCGGCGACACCCCCCTCCTGTGGATCGGCGCGCCCTTCGCCGCCGCCGGCCGCGGCTTCTGGGCCAAGCTCGAAGGCCACAACCCCGGCGGCATCAAGGACCGCGCCGCCCTGCACATGGTCCGCGCCGCCCGCGAGAGCGGCCGGCTCGCGCCCGGCGCCCGCATCATCGAGTCGACGTCCGGCACGCTCGGCCTCGGTCTGGCCCTGGCCGGCGCGGCCTACGGGCATCCGGTCACCGTCGTCACCGACCCCGGCATGGAGCCGCTGATGACCGGTCTGCTCGCCGCCTACGGCGCCCGGGTCGACCTCGTCACCGAGCCGCACCCGCGGGGCGGCTGGCAGGAGGCCCGGCGGCGGCGCGTCGCCGAACTGCTCGCCGGCCGGCCGGACGCCTGGTGCCCGGACCAGTACAACAACCCCGACAACGTGGCGGCCTACGCCCCGCTCGCCCGGGAACTCGTCGCCCAGTTGGGCCGCGTCGACACCCTGGTCGTCTCCGTCGGCACCGGGGGCCACTCGGCCGGCATCGGCTCCGTGCTGCGTCACCGCTTCCCCGGCCTGCGGATCGTCGGGGTCGACAGCACCGGTTCGACGATCTTCGGCCAGCCCGCCGCCGCCCGGCTCATGCGCGGCCTGGGCTCCAGCATCCACCCCCGCAACGTCGCCTACGACCTCTTCGACGAGGTGCACTGGGTCTCCGCGCCGGAAGCCGTGTGGGCCGCCCGCCGGCTGGCCCGCGACCACCACGCCACCGGCGGCTGGAGCGTCGGTGCCGTCGCCCTCGTCGCCCGCTGGCTGGCCCGCACCCTGCCGCCAGAGAACCGGATCGTCACGGTCTTCCCCGACGGGCCGCAGCGCTACGTCGGCACGGTCTTCGACGACGCCTACTGCCGCCGCCACGACCTCCTCGGGCACCCGCCCGCCGACGACCCCGACGAGATCTCCCACGCCGCGGAACGCACCGTCACCCGCTGGACCCGGTGCACCCGCGTCACCGACCCCCTCGGACACTCCCGCCGTCCCGGTCTCGCGGGAGCCGCCCGATGA
- a CDS encoding ArsR/SmtB family transcription factor has product MGHGAAQSSGRVPRRSLDAASAAKVATTLQALATPSRLLILARLREGPLPATELAAEVGMEQSACSHQLRLLRNLGLVVGTRKGRSIVYSLYDNHVAELIDQAIYHVEHLRLGLTDTAALTEPEAEAAGLPSA; this is encoded by the coding sequence ATGGGTCATGGAGCCGCACAGTCGTCAGGACGCGTCCCGCGCAGGAGTCTGGACGCGGCCAGCGCCGCCAAGGTGGCCACCACCCTCCAGGCCCTGGCGACCCCCTCGCGGCTGCTCATCCTCGCCCGGCTGCGCGAGGGCCCGCTGCCCGCGACCGAGCTGGCCGCCGAGGTCGGCATGGAACAGTCCGCCTGTTCCCACCAGTTGCGCCTGCTGCGCAACCTCGGTCTCGTCGTCGGCACCCGCAAGGGCCGCTCCATCGTGTACTCGCTCTACGACAACCACGTCGCGGAACTCATCGACCAGGCCATCTACCACGTGGAACACCTCCGCCTCGGCCTGACGGACACGGCCGCCCTCACCGAGCCGGAAGCCGAAGCGGCGGGCCTGCCGAGCGCCTGA
- a CDS encoding heavy metal translocating P-type ATPase — protein sequence MSNSSTLTRPAPDGTAREAGAPRRRTRVLALPEARWATAALVLFLIALPLYLTGAPSWTWGTLLAAVYATGGWEPGWAGLQALREKTLDVDLLMVVAALGAAAIGQVLDGALLIVIFATSGALEAIATARTADSVRGLLDLAPATATRVADDGEEESVPTERLAVGETILVRPGERVGADGRVLEGASEVDQSTITGEPLPVPKEAGDEVFAGTLNGTGALRVKVERDPSDSVIARIVAMVEEASETKAPTQLFIEKVEQRYSLGMVAATLALFVLPLAFGAALQPTLLRAMTFMIVASPCAVVLATMPPLLSAIANAGRHGVLVKSAVVMERLGQIDAVALDKTGTLTEGTPRTTEIRPLAASGLTEDELLRLAAAAEHPSEHPLARALVAAARTRGLDLPPVRDFHSAPGTGVRATVEGRTVAVGSPARLGDAHPGHPAVAVAAGLEEEGRTAVLVTLDGEPVGVLGVADRLRAEAAATVAALEELTGTAPALVTGDNARAAARLAGEVGITDVRAGLLPQDKVAAVRELEQAGRKVLVVGDGVNDAPALAAAHTGIAMGRAGSDLALETADAVVVRDELATIPAVVRLSRRARRLVVQNLVVAAVFITGLVIWDLAGNLPLPLGVAGHEGSTVIVGLNGLRLLADGAWRRAHGGSPR from the coding sequence ATGTCGAACTCATCCACGCTCACCCGCCCGGCGCCGGACGGCACCGCGCGCGAGGCGGGCGCGCCCCGCCGCCGCACCCGCGTCCTCGCCCTGCCCGAGGCCCGCTGGGCGACCGCCGCACTGGTGCTGTTCCTGATCGCGCTGCCGCTGTACCTCACCGGGGCGCCGTCATGGACCTGGGGCACGCTGCTCGCGGCCGTCTACGCGACCGGCGGCTGGGAACCGGGCTGGGCCGGGCTCCAGGCGCTGCGCGAGAAGACCCTCGACGTGGACCTGCTGATGGTGGTCGCCGCGCTCGGGGCGGCGGCGATCGGGCAGGTGCTCGACGGCGCGCTGCTCATCGTCATCTTCGCCACCTCCGGCGCGCTGGAGGCGATCGCCACCGCCCGCACCGCCGACTCCGTGCGCGGCCTGCTCGACCTCGCCCCCGCAACGGCCACCCGCGTCGCCGACGACGGCGAGGAGGAGAGCGTGCCCACCGAGCGGCTCGCGGTGGGCGAGACCATCCTGGTGCGCCCCGGTGAGCGCGTCGGCGCCGACGGCCGGGTGCTGGAGGGGGCGAGCGAGGTCGACCAGTCCACCATCACCGGCGAACCGCTGCCGGTGCCGAAGGAAGCCGGGGACGAGGTGTTCGCCGGCACCCTCAACGGCACCGGCGCGCTGCGGGTGAAGGTCGAGCGGGACCCGTCCGACTCGGTGATCGCCCGGATCGTGGCCATGGTCGAGGAAGCCTCCGAGACCAAGGCGCCGACCCAGTTGTTCATCGAGAAGGTCGAACAGCGCTACTCCCTCGGCATGGTGGCCGCCACCCTCGCGCTCTTCGTGCTGCCCCTCGCCTTCGGCGCCGCGCTCCAGCCGACCCTGCTGCGAGCCATGACGTTCATGATCGTCGCCTCGCCGTGCGCGGTGGTGCTGGCCACCATGCCGCCGCTGCTGTCCGCGATCGCCAACGCCGGCCGCCACGGCGTCCTCGTCAAGTCCGCCGTCGTCATGGAACGCCTCGGACAGATCGACGCGGTGGCGCTGGACAAGACCGGCACCCTGACCGAGGGCACGCCGAGGACGACGGAGATCCGCCCGCTGGCCGCCTCCGGGCTGACGGAGGACGAGCTGCTGCGGCTGGCGGCGGCGGCCGAGCACCCCAGCGAACACCCGCTGGCCCGCGCGCTCGTGGCAGCCGCCCGCACCCGCGGCCTGGACCTTCCCCCGGTGCGGGACTTCCACTCCGCCCCCGGCACCGGAGTGCGCGCCACCGTCGAGGGCAGGACCGTCGCGGTGGGCAGCCCCGCCCGCCTCGGCGACGCCCACCCGGGCCATCCCGCCGTGGCCGTGGCCGCGGGCCTGGAGGAGGAGGGCCGCACCGCCGTGCTGGTCACCCTCGACGGCGAGCCGGTGGGCGTGCTGGGCGTGGCCGACCGGCTGCGCGCCGAGGCCGCCGCCACCGTCGCGGCCCTGGAGGAACTGACCGGCACCGCCCCGGCCCTGGTCACCGGCGACAACGCGCGCGCGGCGGCCCGGCTGGCCGGCGAGGTCGGCATCACGGACGTCCGTGCCGGGCTGCTGCCGCAGGACAAGGTGGCCGCGGTGCGGGAGCTGGAGCAGGCGGGGCGCAAGGTGCTGGTGGTCGGCGACGGTGTCAACGACGCCCCCGCGCTGGCCGCCGCCCACACCGGCATCGCCATGGGGCGCGCGGGCTCCGACCTCGCGCTGGAGACCGCCGACGCGGTCGTGGTCCGCGATGAGCTGGCGACCATTCCCGCGGTCGTGCGCCTCTCCCGCCGGGCACGCCGGCTGGTGGTGCAGAACCTGGTCGTCGCGGCGGTGTTCATCACCGGCCTGGTGATCTGGGACCTGGCCGGAAACCTGCCCCTGCCGCTGGGCGTCGCGGGCCACGAGGGTTCCACCGTCATCGTCGGCCTCAACGGTCTGCGGCTGCTCGCCGACGGCGCCTGGCGCCGCGCACACGGCGGGAGCCCCCGATGA